A stretch of the Streptomyces ortus genome encodes the following:
- a CDS encoding response regulator, producing the protein MTTPPPTPTPDIRVLVVEDDPVAADAHVLYVGRVPGFTAVGKAHTGAEARRALDRTPVDLLLLDLHLPDVHGLQLARSLRAAGYHADVIAVTSARDLTVVREGVSLGVVQYVLKPFTFATLRDRLIRYAEFHAAAGEASGQDEVDRALATLRAPGPAALPKGLSAPTLEKVTRTLRDHAEGLTATGVAEAVGISRITARRYLEHLVDAGRAGRSPQYGQVGRPELQYRWVKG; encoded by the coding sequence ATGACCACCCCGCCCCCCACCCCCACCCCGGACATCCGCGTCCTCGTCGTAGAGGACGACCCCGTCGCGGCGGACGCACACGTCCTCTACGTAGGCCGCGTCCCCGGCTTCACCGCCGTCGGCAAGGCCCACACCGGCGCCGAGGCCAGACGCGCCCTCGACCGCACACCCGTGGACCTCCTCCTCCTCGACCTCCACCTCCCGGACGTGCACGGCCTGCAACTGGCCCGTTCGCTGCGCGCCGCCGGCTACCACGCGGACGTGATCGCGGTGACGTCCGCGCGCGACCTCACGGTCGTACGGGAGGGCGTGTCGCTCGGAGTCGTGCAGTACGTACTGAAGCCGTTCACCTTCGCCACCCTGCGCGACCGGCTCATCCGCTACGCCGAGTTCCACGCCGCGGCCGGCGAGGCCAGCGGTCAGGACGAGGTCGACCGGGCCCTCGCCACGCTCCGGGCACCGGGACCGGCCGCCCTGCCGAAGGGGCTGAGCGCACCCACCCTGGAGAAGGTCACGCGCACGCTGCGCGACCACGCGGAAGGGCTGACCGCGACCGGTGTCGCGGAGGCCGTCGGCATCTCGCGGATCACGGCGCGGCGGTATCTGGAGCATCTGGTGGACGCGGGACGCGCCGGGCGGAGCCCGCAGTACGGGCAGGTGGGCCGCCCGGAGCTGCAGTACCGGTGGGTGAAGGGGTAA
- the pyk gene encoding pyruvate kinase, which produces MRRSKIVCTLGPAVDSHEQLVSLIEAGMNVARFNFSHGSHAEHQGRYERVRSAARETGRAIGVLADLQGPKIRLETFAEGPVELERGDEFTITTEDVPGDKSICGTTYKGLPGDVSKGDQVLINDGNVELRVVEVDGPNVKTIVIEGGVISDHKGINLPGTAVNVPALSEKDVDDLRFALQMGCDLVALSFVRDAHDVNDVHKIMDEEGRRVPVIAKVEKPQAVENMEAVVAAFDGVMVARGDLAVEYPLERVPMVQKRLVELCRRNAKPVIVATQMMESMITNSRPTRAEASDVANAILDGADAVMLSAESSVGAYPIETVKTMSKIVVAAEEELLSKGLQPLVPGKKPRTQGGSVARAACEIADFLGGKGLVAFTKSGDTARRLSRYRAAQPIQAFTTDEGTRNQLALSWGVESHVVPFVHSTDEMVELVDSELRKLNRFSDGDIVVMTAGSPPGVTGTTNMVRVHHLGG; this is translated from the coding sequence ATGCGCCGTTCCAAAATCGTCTGCACACTCGGCCCCGCCGTCGACTCCCACGAACAGCTCGTCTCGCTGATCGAGGCCGGCATGAACGTGGCCCGTTTCAACTTCAGCCACGGCTCCCACGCCGAGCACCAGGGCCGCTACGAGCGGGTCCGCTCCGCCGCCCGGGAGACCGGCCGCGCCATCGGCGTGCTGGCCGACCTCCAGGGCCCGAAGATCCGGCTGGAGACCTTCGCCGAGGGCCCCGTCGAGCTGGAGCGCGGTGACGAGTTCACCATCACGACCGAGGACGTCCCGGGCGACAAGTCGATCTGCGGCACCACCTACAAGGGTCTGCCGGGCGATGTCTCCAAAGGCGACCAGGTCCTGATCAACGACGGCAACGTCGAGCTGCGGGTCGTCGAGGTCGACGGCCCGAACGTGAAGACGATCGTCATCGAGGGCGGCGTCATCTCGGACCACAAGGGCATCAACCTGCCCGGTACGGCCGTGAACGTGCCGGCGCTGTCCGAGAAGGACGTCGACGACCTGCGCTTCGCCCTGCAGATGGGCTGCGACCTGGTCGCGCTGTCCTTCGTGCGCGACGCCCACGACGTGAACGACGTCCACAAGATCATGGACGAGGAGGGCCGCCGGGTCCCCGTCATCGCCAAGGTGGAGAAGCCCCAGGCGGTGGAGAACATGGAGGCCGTCGTGGCGGCCTTCGACGGCGTCATGGTGGCCCGTGGCGACCTGGCCGTCGAGTATCCCCTGGAGCGGGTCCCGATGGTGCAGAAGCGCCTCGTGGAGCTGTGCCGGCGCAACGCCAAGCCGGTGATCGTCGCGACCCAGATGATGGAGTCGATGATCACCAACTCCCGCCCCACGCGCGCCGAGGCGTCCGACGTGGCCAACGCGATCCTGGACGGGGCGGACGCGGTCATGCTGTCGGCCGAGTCCAGCGTCGGCGCGTACCCGATCGAGACCGTGAAGACGATGTCGAAGATCGTCGTCGCGGCCGAGGAGGAGCTGCTCTCCAAGGGGCTTCAGCCGCTCGTGCCGGGCAAGAAGCCGCGTACGCAGGGTGGTTCCGTCGCCCGTGCCGCGTGCGAGATCGCGGACTTCCTCGGCGGCAAGGGTCTGGTGGCCTTCACCAAGTCCGGTGACACCGCGCGCCGCCTCTCCCGCTACCGCGCGGCCCAGCCGATCCAGGCGTTCACCACGGACGAGGGCACCCGCAACCAGCTCGCGCTGAGCTGGGGCGTCGAGTCGCACGTCGTGCCGTTCGTGCACAGCACCGACGAGATGGTCGAGCTGGTCGACAGCGAGCTGCGCAAGCTCAACCGCTTCAGCGACGGCGACATCGTCGTGATGACCGCCGGCTCGCCCCCCGGCGTCACCGGCACCACGAACATGGTCCGCGTCCACCACCTGGGCGGCTGA
- a CDS encoding helix-turn-helix domain-containing protein has protein sequence MHQQSAPQPTPPFDAPAARKLRIALGMYPEHVAYGIRTSFGLPYVTPDLVDAWEQGLITPGSAELIALAGVLWCSPGELIGAPRSLREHRIARGLTTEDVAHAVGLELLAYVRMEEAGEWRGSERQSAALARVLDLSLADHVTVTGREPKLAMMLRGAVTTRWQAYVRPVGKLLTLERRIVGHALRALHTEYQGRMMPTLSWGGGTAATEADEAARDFLDRIVTRFWTTIRRDGERHLDD, from the coding sequence GTGCACCAACAGTCGGCCCCGCAGCCCACCCCGCCCTTCGACGCCCCGGCCGCCCGGAAACTGCGTATCGCCCTCGGCATGTATCCCGAGCATGTCGCGTACGGGATACGGACCTCGTTCGGACTGCCCTACGTGACCCCCGACCTGGTCGACGCCTGGGAACAGGGCCTGATCACACCCGGCAGCGCCGAACTGATAGCCCTCGCGGGAGTGTTGTGGTGCTCGCCCGGCGAACTCATCGGCGCACCGCGGTCGTTGCGCGAGCACCGGATCGCCCGCGGCCTGACGACCGAGGACGTCGCCCACGCGGTGGGCCTCGAACTCCTCGCGTACGTACGGATGGAGGAGGCGGGCGAGTGGCGCGGCAGCGAGCGGCAGTCGGCGGCGCTCGCCCGGGTGCTCGACCTCTCACTGGCGGACCACGTCACGGTCACCGGCCGCGAGCCGAAGCTGGCGATGATGCTGCGCGGCGCGGTGACGACCCGCTGGCAGGCGTACGTCCGCCCGGTGGGCAAGCTGCTGACGCTGGAACGGCGGATCGTGGGGCACGCGCTGAGGGCCCTGCACACCGAGTACCAGGGCCGGATGATGCCGACCCTGAGCTGGGGCGGCGGCACGGCGGCGACCGAGGCCGACGAAGCGGCCCGAGACTTCCTGGACCGAATCGTCACCCGCTTCTGGACGACGATCCGACGCGACGGCGAGAGACACCTCGACGACTGA
- a CDS encoding carbohydrate ABC transporter permease, which translates to MAARTTRNTRRANRRYAADASLLFVAAAFVLPLAWVVLSALDPHAGLKVKLPDGVTLDNFDAVLKPDVTYTPMLNSLILCGGATLLTVVCAALAAYPLSRFRSRLNRPFLLTIIFATSLPITAIMVPVYALFVQVNLIDTMQGTIFFFTASQLPFAIWLMKNFMDGVPKELEEAAWTDGASSLQSLLRVVLPLMGPGIAVVTVFSFVAMWGNFFVPFMLLLSPEQMPASVSINDFFGNRGTVVYGQLAAFSIIYSTPVILLYVLVARKLGGGFALGGAVKG; encoded by the coding sequence ATGGCCGCGCGTACGACCCGCAACACCCGCCGCGCCAACCGCCGTTACGCGGCCGACGCGAGCCTGCTGTTCGTCGCGGCGGCCTTCGTGCTGCCGTTGGCCTGGGTGGTCCTGTCCGCCCTGGACCCGCACGCCGGACTGAAGGTGAAGCTGCCCGACGGGGTCACGCTCGACAACTTCGACGCGGTCCTCAAGCCGGACGTCACCTACACACCGATGCTCAACAGCCTGATCCTGTGCGGCGGCGCGACCCTGCTGACGGTGGTCTGCGCGGCGCTGGCCGCGTATCCGCTGTCGCGGTTCCGGTCCCGGCTGAACCGCCCGTTCCTGCTGACGATCATCTTCGCGACGAGCCTGCCGATCACGGCGATCATGGTTCCGGTGTACGCGCTGTTCGTGCAGGTGAACCTGATCGACACCATGCAGGGCACGATCTTCTTCTTCACCGCCTCCCAACTGCCGTTCGCCATCTGGCTGATGAAGAACTTCATGGACGGCGTGCCGAAGGAGCTGGAGGAGGCGGCCTGGACGGACGGGGCGTCGTCGTTGCAGTCCCTGCTGCGGGTCGTGCTGCCGCTGATGGGTCCGGGCATCGCGGTGGTGACCGTCTTCTCGTTCGTGGCGATGTGGGGGAACTTCTTCGTCCCCTTCATGCTGCTGCTCTCGCCGGAGCAGATGCCGGCGTCGGTGAGCATCAACGACTTCTTCGGCAACCGCGGCACGGTGGTCTACGGGCAGCTGGCCGCGTTCTCGATCATCTACTCGACACCGGTGATCCTGTTGTACGTGCTGGTGGCGCGGAAGCTGGGCGGCGGGTTCGCGCTGGGTGGAGCGGTCAAGGGGTGA
- a CDS encoding extracellular solute-binding protein — protein MRPTPAPLLLATLLTATALTACGSGAGSDPDTVEISYKQSTDNSVRVMDTYLADIKKQFEKANPGKKVKLVPIKAPDSEYYTKLQQMLRSPKTAPDLVYEDTFLINSDITSGYLKPLDPYLDKWDDWGHFIDTAKSAAQAEDGKTYGVPDGTDTRGLWFDKGIFKRAGLPADWQPKTWDDILDAARTIKEKVPGVTPMNVYTGKPAGEAATMQGFEMLLYGTATGATESPLYDTASKKWITGSQGFKDSLEFVETVFKEKLGPDVSDALDPNFATSVRGELLPEGKLGINLDGSWLPQDWLKGSGHEWPEWSEKLGLAYMPTQAGQSPGKVSMSGGWTWAVPSKAANPDLAFEFVKIMQTKANAQKWYIANSGIAVRTDVAEDPAYVKAQPGLDFFTGLVANTHYRPAYPAYPKVSTAIQEAMEGVTTGDSSVAEAAKAYDEELKSVTDNQVIKK, from the coding sequence GTGCGTCCCACCCCCGCTCCGCTTCTTCTCGCGACCCTGCTCACCGCCACCGCGCTCACCGCCTGCGGCAGCGGTGCCGGCAGCGATCCGGACACCGTGGAGATCTCCTACAAACAGTCGACGGACAATTCCGTACGAGTCATGGACACCTATCTCGCGGACATCAAGAAACAGTTCGAGAAGGCCAACCCGGGCAAGAAGGTCAAGCTCGTCCCGATCAAGGCCCCGGACTCGGAGTACTACACGAAGCTCCAGCAGATGCTCCGCTCCCCCAAGACCGCGCCGGACCTGGTCTACGAGGACACGTTCCTCATCAACTCCGACATCACGAGCGGCTACCTCAAGCCCCTGGACCCGTACCTCGACAAGTGGGACGACTGGGGCCACTTCATCGACACGGCGAAATCCGCGGCGCAGGCGGAGGACGGGAAGACGTACGGCGTCCCGGACGGCACGGACACCCGGGGCCTCTGGTTCGACAAGGGCATCTTCAAGCGGGCCGGCCTGCCCGCGGACTGGCAGCCGAAGACCTGGGACGACATCCTCGACGCGGCCCGCACGATCAAGGAGAAGGTCCCCGGCGTCACACCGATGAACGTGTACACGGGCAAGCCCGCCGGTGAGGCGGCCACCATGCAGGGCTTCGAGATGCTCCTGTACGGGACGGCCACCGGCGCCACCGAGAGCCCGCTCTACGACACGGCGTCCAAGAAGTGGATCACGGGCAGCCAGGGGTTCAAGGACTCGCTGGAGTTCGTCGAGACGGTCTTCAAGGAGAAGCTCGGCCCGGACGTCTCGGACGCCCTCGACCCGAACTTCGCGACCAGCGTCCGCGGTGAACTGCTCCCCGAGGGCAAGCTCGGCATCAACCTCGACGGCTCCTGGCTCCCGCAGGACTGGCTGAAGGGCAGCGGCCACGAGTGGCCCGAGTGGTCCGAGAAGCTGGGCCTCGCGTACATGCCCACACAGGCCGGCCAGTCCCCCGGCAAGGTGAGCATGTCGGGCGGCTGGACCTGGGCCGTCCCGAGCAAGGCGGCCAACCCCGACCTGGCCTTCGAGTTCGTCAAGATCATGCAGACGAAGGCGAACGCCCAGAAGTGGTACATCGCCAACTCCGGCATCGCGGTGCGCACCGACGTGGCCGAGGACCCGGCGTACGTGAAGGCGCAGCCCGGCCTCGACTTCTTCACCGGTCTGGTGGCGAACACCCACTACCGCCCGGCGTATCCCGCGTACCCGAAGGTCTCCACGGCCATCCAGGAGGCGATGGAGGGCGTGACGACGGGCGACAGCTCGGTCGCGGAGGCGGCCAAGGCCTACGACGAGGAACTGAAGTCGGTCACGGACAACCAGGTCATCAAGAAGTGA
- a CDS encoding ATP-dependent 6-phosphofructokinase, whose product MRIGVLTAGGDCPGLNAVIRSVVHRAVTNYDAEVVGFEDGYAGLLEGRYRTLDLDAVSGILARGGTILGSSRLQRDRLREACENAQDMAREFGIDVLIPIGGEGTLTAARMLSDAGLPVVGVPKTIDNDISSTDRTFGFDTAVGVATEAMDRLKTTAESHQRVMVVEVMGRHAGWIALESGMAAGAHGICLPERPFDPADLIKMVEERFARGKKFAVICVAEGAHPAVGSMDYGHGEIDQFGHERFQGIGTALAYELERRLGKEAKPVILGHIQRGGTPTAYDRVLATRFGWHAVEAAHHGEFGRMTALRGTDVVMVPLAEAVTELKTVPKDRMDEAESVF is encoded by the coding sequence ATGCGTATCGGAGTTCTTACCGCAGGCGGCGACTGTCCGGGACTGAACGCCGTCATCCGGTCGGTCGTGCACCGGGCCGTCACCAACTACGACGCCGAGGTCGTCGGTTTCGAGGACGGCTACGCGGGACTGCTGGAGGGCCGCTACCGCACCCTCGACCTGGACGCCGTCAGCGGCATCCTGGCCCGTGGCGGCACCATCCTCGGCTCCTCCCGGCTCCAGCGCGACCGGTTGCGCGAGGCCTGCGAGAACGCCCAGGACATGGCGCGCGAGTTCGGTATCGACGTACTGATCCCGATCGGCGGCGAGGGCACGCTGACGGCGGCGCGGATGCTGTCGGACGCGGGCCTGCCGGTGGTCGGCGTCCCCAAGACGATCGACAACGACATCTCCTCGACGGACCGCACCTTCGGGTTCGACACCGCCGTCGGGGTCGCCACGGAGGCGATGGACCGCCTCAAGACGACCGCCGAGTCCCACCAGCGGGTGATGGTCGTCGAGGTCATGGGCCGCCACGCCGGCTGGATCGCCCTGGAGTCAGGCATGGCCGCCGGCGCCCACGGCATCTGCCTGCCCGAGCGGCCCTTCGACCCGGCCGACCTGATCAAGATGGTCGAGGAACGGTTCGCGCGCGGCAAGAAGTTCGCGGTCATCTGCGTGGCCGAGGGCGCGCACCCCGCCGTGGGCAGCATGGACTACGGCCACGGCGAGATCGACCAGTTCGGCCACGAGCGCTTCCAGGGCATCGGGACCGCGCTGGCGTACGAGCTGGAGCGCCGCCTCGGCAAGGAGGCCAAGCCGGTCATCCTCGGCCACATCCAGCGCGGCGGCACGCCGACCGCGTACGACCGGGTGCTCGCCACGCGCTTCGGCTGGCACGCGGTGGAGGCGGCGCACCACGGCGAGTTCGGCCGCATGACGGCACTGCGCGGCACGGACGTCGTGATGGTGCCCCTGGCCGAGGCGGTAACGGAACTGAAGACGGTCCCGAAGGACCGCATGGACGAGGCGGAGTCGGTGTTCTAG
- a CDS encoding acetate kinase has product MSATRVLVLNSGSSSVKYQLLDMSDGTRLAAGLVERIGEKTSRLKHSPLAAGGETRETTGPIADHEAALKAVAEELSRDGLGLDSPELAAIGHRVVHGGRKFTRPTVVDDAVLAEIERLIPVAPLHNPANLTGIRTAQALRPDLPQVAVFDTAFHATMPEAAARYAIDVKTADEHRVRRYGFHGTSHAYVSRETARLLGRAVEDVNVIVLHLGNGASASAVEGGRCVDTSMGLTPLEGLVMGTRSGDVDPAVIFHLMRVGAMSTDEIDTLLNKKSGLLGLCGDNDMREIRRRIDEGGEDAAPARLAFDIYIHRLKKYIGAYYAVLGQVDAVVFTAGVGENAAPVREAAITGLESLGLAVDGALNAVRSDAPRLISPEGARVAVAVVPTDEELEIANQTYALVGDGNAGKAGKAGAADASGAA; this is encoded by the coding sequence GTGAGCGCCACCCGCGTCCTCGTCCTCAACTCCGGTTCCTCCTCGGTGAAGTACCAGCTCCTCGACATGAGCGACGGCACCCGACTGGCCGCGGGCCTCGTCGAGCGCATCGGCGAGAAGACCTCCCGGCTCAAGCACTCCCCGCTGGCCGCCGGCGGCGAGACCCGCGAGACGACCGGCCCGATCGCCGACCACGAGGCCGCGCTGAAGGCCGTCGCCGAGGAGCTGTCCCGCGACGGGCTCGGCCTGGACTCCCCCGAGCTGGCCGCGATCGGCCACCGGGTCGTGCACGGCGGCAGGAAGTTCACCCGGCCGACCGTCGTCGACGACGCGGTCCTCGCCGAGATCGAGCGCCTCATCCCGGTGGCGCCGCTGCACAACCCGGCCAACCTGACCGGTATCCGTACCGCCCAGGCGCTGCGCCCGGACCTCCCCCAGGTCGCCGTCTTCGACACGGCGTTCCACGCGACGATGCCGGAGGCCGCGGCCCGCTACGCGATCGACGTGAAGACCGCCGACGAGCACCGCGTCCGCCGGTACGGCTTCCACGGCACCTCGCACGCGTACGTGTCCCGCGAGACGGCCCGACTGCTGGGCCGGGCCGTCGAGGACGTGAACGTCATCGTGCTGCACCTGGGCAACGGCGCGTCGGCCTCGGCGGTCGAGGGCGGCCGGTGCGTGGACACCTCCATGGGACTGACGCCCTTGGAGGGGCTCGTGATGGGTACGCGTTCGGGAGACGTGGATCCGGCGGTCATCTTCCATTTGATGCGCGTCGGCGCAATGTCCACGGACGAGATCGACACTCTCCTCAACAAGAAGAGCGGTCTCCTCGGACTGTGCGGTGACAACGACATGCGGGAGATCCGCCGCCGTATAGACGAGGGCGGCGAGGACGCCGCACCGGCGCGGCTCGCCTTCGACATCTACATACACCGGCTGAAGAAGTACATCGGCGCCTATTACGCGGTACTGGGCCAGGTCGACGCGGTCGTCTTCACGGCCGGCGTCGGGGAGAACGCGGCCCCGGTGCGCGAGGCCGCGATCACGGGTCTGGAGTCGCTGGGCCTGGCCGTCGACGGCGCCCTGAACGCCGTACGGTCCGACGCGCCGCGGCTGATCTCGCCCGAGGGCGCGCGGGTCGCGGTGGCCGTCGTGCCGACCGACGAGGAACTGGAGATCGCGAACCAGACGTACGCGCTCGTCGGGGACGGGAACGCCGGAAAGGCCGGAAAGGCCGGGGCCGCCGACGCCTCCGGAGCCGCCTGA
- a CDS encoding carbohydrate ABC transporter permease, with translation MVVKESGHSRAPRLRGLSRALPVTPALVILVLFLAGPIAYCVYLAFTDLQLTGQAESSFTGFDNFRTAFEDDAFLNAVWLTLVFTFLSSIVGQNTLGLALAALMQRASKPIRTLTGGIVVTAWVLPEVVAGFLLYAFFRREGTLNAILDWLHLPSQNWLFTLPILAVSFANVWRGTAFSMLVYSAALNEIPKEITEAAEVDGAGGWRRMWHITLPMIRRSIGTNLMLNTLQTLSVFGLIWVMTRGGPGNRSQTLPLFMYEQAFQKSMIGYGTAVALLLLVVGSLFSLVYLRLLRTEV, from the coding sequence GTGGTCGTCAAGGAGAGCGGGCACAGCCGCGCTCCGCGGCTCCGCGGCCTCAGCCGGGCCCTGCCCGTCACCCCCGCCCTCGTCATCCTCGTCCTCTTCCTGGCCGGGCCGATCGCGTACTGCGTGTACCTCGCCTTCACCGATCTGCAGCTCACCGGCCAGGCGGAGTCGTCCTTCACCGGTTTCGACAACTTCCGTACGGCGTTCGAGGACGACGCGTTCCTCAACGCCGTATGGCTGACGCTCGTCTTCACGTTCCTCAGCTCGATCGTCGGCCAGAACACGCTGGGCCTGGCGCTGGCCGCGCTGATGCAGCGGGCGTCCAAGCCGATCCGTACGCTCACTGGCGGGATCGTCGTCACGGCCTGGGTGCTCCCCGAGGTCGTGGCCGGCTTCCTCCTGTACGCGTTCTTCCGCCGCGAGGGGACGCTGAACGCGATCCTCGACTGGCTGCATCTGCCGTCCCAGAACTGGCTGTTCACGCTGCCGATCCTGGCGGTGTCGTTCGCGAACGTGTGGCGCGGCACGGCCTTCTCGATGCTGGTCTACTCGGCTGCCCTGAACGAGATCCCGAAGGAGATCACCGAGGCGGCGGAGGTGGACGGCGCGGGCGGCTGGCGCCGGATGTGGCACATCACGCTGCCGATGATCCGCCGGTCCATCGGCACGAACCTGATGCTCAACACCTTGCAGACGCTGTCGGTGTTCGGGCTGATCTGGGTGATGACGAGGGGCGGCCCGGGAAACCGCAGCCAGACCCTCCCGCTCTTCATGTACGAGCAGGCCTTCCAGAAGAGCATGATCGGTTACGGGACCGCCGTCGCCCTCCTCCTGCTGGTGGTCGGCTCCCTCTTCTCCCTGGTCTATCTGCGCCTGCTGCGGACGGAGGTCTGA
- the pta gene encoding phosphate acetyltransferase — protein MTRSVYVTGIDRGDGRQVIELGVMELLTRQVDRVGVFRPLVHDGPDRLFELLRARYRLAQDPATVYGMDYHEASALQAEQGTDELVSQLVDRFHRVARDYDVVLVLGTDYADTQFPDELALNARLANEFGASVIPVVGGRKQTVESVLAETRNAFRAYDGLGCDVLAMVVNRVAPADRGEIHDLLDNRLPVPCHVLPDEPALSAPTVAQITHALGGKVLLGDDAGLARDALNFVFGGAMLPNFLGALTPGCMVVTPGDRADLVVGALAAHSAGTPPIAGVVLTLNERPSDLVLTLAARLAPGTPVIAVETNSFLTASELFAMEGKLNAATPRKAETALGLFERYVDTGDLLKRVSAPSSSRVTPMMFEHKLLEQARSDKRRVVLPEGTEGRVLHAAEVLLRRGVCDLTLLGPVDQIRKRAADLGIDLGTAQLIDPQTSGLRDRFAERYAELRAHKGVSVELAYDVVSDVNYFGTLMVQEGLADGMVSGSVHSTAATIRPAFEIIKTKPEASIVSSVFFMCLADKVLVYGDCAVNPDPDAEQLADIAVQAAATAAQFGVEPRIAMLSYSTGTSGSGADVDKVRTATELVRSRRPDLSIEGPIQYDAAVEPSVAATKLPGSKVAGQASVLIFPDLNTGNNTYKAVQRSAGAIAVGPVLQGLRKPVNDLSRGALVGDIVNTVAITAIQAQAQPPAAVPAPAATAAPTAAPAPAPAPTAAPTAKASTQ, from the coding sequence GTGACGCGCAGCGTGTACGTGACCGGGATCGACCGAGGTGACGGCCGCCAGGTCATCGAGCTGGGAGTCATGGAGCTCCTGACCCGCCAGGTGGACCGGGTGGGGGTGTTCCGCCCCCTCGTCCACGACGGACCCGACCGGCTCTTCGAGCTGCTGCGCGCCCGCTACCGCCTCGCCCAGGACCCGGCGACGGTCTACGGCATGGACTACCACGAGGCGTCCGCGCTCCAGGCCGAACAGGGCACCGACGAACTGGTCTCGCAGCTCGTCGACCGTTTCCACCGGGTGGCCCGCGACTACGACGTCGTCCTCGTCCTCGGTACGGACTACGCCGACACCCAGTTCCCGGACGAACTGGCGCTCAACGCCCGCCTGGCGAACGAGTTCGGCGCGTCCGTGATCCCCGTGGTCGGCGGCCGCAAGCAGACCGTGGAGTCGGTGCTCGCGGAGACCCGCAACGCGTTCCGCGCCTACGACGGCCTGGGCTGCGACGTCCTCGCGATGGTGGTGAACCGCGTCGCCCCCGCCGACCGCGGGGAGATCCACGACCTGCTCGACAACCGCCTGCCCGTGCCCTGCCACGTGCTGCCGGACGAGCCCGCGCTCTCCGCGCCGACGGTCGCCCAGATCACCCACGCCCTCGGCGGCAAGGTGCTCCTCGGCGACGACGCGGGGCTCGCCCGCGACGCCCTGAACTTCGTCTTCGGCGGCGCCATGCTGCCGAACTTCCTGGGCGCGCTGACCCCGGGCTGCATGGTCGTCACCCCCGGCGACCGCGCCGACCTCGTGGTGGGCGCCCTCGCCGCGCACAGCGCCGGCACCCCGCCGATAGCGGGTGTGGTGCTCACCCTGAACGAGCGTCCGAGCGATCTCGTCCTCACCCTGGCCGCCCGCCTCGCCCCCGGCACCCCGGTGATCGCGGTCGAGACGAACTCCTTCCTCACGGCGTCCGAACTCTTCGCCATGGAAGGCAAGTTGAACGCCGCCACGCCCCGCAAGGCGGAGACGGCCCTCGGCCTCTTCGAGCGGTACGTGGACACCGGCGACCTCCTCAAGCGCGTCTCGGCGCCCAGCAGCAGCCGCGTCACGCCGATGATGTTCGAGCACAAGCTCCTGGAGCAGGCCCGCTCCGACAAACGGCGCGTCGTGCTGCCCGAGGGCACCGAGGGGCGCGTCCTGCACGCCGCGGAGGTGCTGCTGCGCCGCGGTGTCTGCGACCTCACCCTGCTCGGTCCCGTCGACCAGATCCGCAAGAGGGCCGCCGACCTCGGCATCGACCTCGGCACCGCCCAGCTGATCGACCCGCAGACCTCCGGGCTGCGCGACCGGTTCGCCGAGCGGTACGCCGAACTCCGAGCGCACAAGGGCGTGTCCGTCGAGCTGGCGTACGACGTCGTCTCGGACGTGAACTACTTCGGCACGCTGATGGTCCAGGAGGGCCTCGCCGACGGCATGGTCTCGGGGTCGGTGCACTCCACGGCGGCCACCATCCGCCCGGCCTTCGAGATCATCAAGACCAAGCCGGAGGCCTCGATCGTCTCCTCGGTCTTCTTCATGTGCCTCGCCGACAAGGTCCTCGTGTACGGCGACTGCGCGGTCAACCCCGATCCGGACGCCGAGCAGTTGGCCGACATCGCCGTCCAGGCCGCCGCCACCGCCGCCCAGTTCGGTGTCGAGCCGCGGATCGCGATGCTCTCGTACTCGACCGGCACGTCCGGCTCGGGCGCGGACGTCGACAAGGTGCGTACGGCCACCGAGCTGGTCCGCTCCCGGCGCCCCGATCTGAGCATCGAGGGGCCGATCCAGTACGACGCGGCCGTCGAGCCGTCCGTCGCGGCGACCAAGCTGCCGGGGTCGAAGGTCGCCGGGCAGGCGTCCGTGCTGATCTTCCCGGACCTCAACACCGGCAACAACACGTACAAGGCCGTGCAGCGGTCGGCCGGCGCGATCGCCGTCGGACCGGTCCTGCAGGGCCTGCGCAAGCCGGTCAACGACCTGTCCCGGGGCGCGCTCGTCGGGGACATCGTGAACACGGTCGCCATCACCGCGATCCAGGCGCAGGCCCAGCCCCCGGCCGCCGTCCCCGCTCCCGCCGCGACGGCTGCTCCGACTGCCGCCCCCGCTCCCGCTCCCGCCCCGACCGCCGCCCCGACTGCGAAGGCTTCCACCCAGTGA